The Spirochaetaceae bacterium genome contains the following window.
CAGGCGCGCTTGAGGATGGTGGCGCGCGGATCGAAGTTCTTGTACACGCGGTGGCCGAAGCCCATCAGGCGGGTGCCGGCGCGCTTGTTCTTGACCTTGTCCAGGAACTGCTGGCCGTCGTCCCCGGAGGCGTGGATCTGCTCCAGCATCTCCACTACCGCCTGGTTGGCGCCGCCGTGCAGCGGCCCCCACAGCGCGTGCACGCCGGCGGAAATGGCCGAGAACAGGTTGGCCTGCGAGCTGCCCACCATGCGCACCGTGCTCGCCGAGCAATTCTGCTCGTGGTCGGCGTGCAGCAGGAAGATCAGGTCCATGGTGCGCGCCACCACCGGATCCACCTCGTACTCCTCCGCCGGCGTCGCGAACATCATGTGCAGGAAGTTGGCGGCGTAGCCGAGCCGGTTCAGTGGCGACATGAACGGCTGGCCCATGGTGTGCTTGTAGGAGTACGCGACGATGGTCGGCACCTTGGCGATGAGCCGGTGGATGGCGATCTCCATCTCGCGGTCGTTGGTGACCTGCATCGAGTCGGGGTAGAAGGCGGACATCGCACCCACCACCGCGCCGGTCACCGCCATCGGGTGGGCGTCGTGGGGAAACCCGGCGTAGAACCGCTTCACGTACTCGTGAATCATGGTGTGGTAGGTGATGT
Protein-coding sequences here:
- a CDS encoding citrate synthase, with the protein product MGDTRTAQLTINGSSYELPIIRGTEDEVAVDISRLRNAAGVITMDPGYGNTGSCSSAITFIDGERGILRYRGVPIEDLAEHSTFLEAAWLLMEGELPTQKELDTFTDHITYHTMIHEYVKRFYAGFPHDAHPMAVTGAVVGAMSAFYPDSMQVTNDREMEIAIHRLIAKVPTIVAYSYKHTMGQPFMSPLNRLGYAANFLHMMFATPAEEYEVDPVVARTMDLIFLLHADHEQNCSASTVRMVGSSQANLFSAISAGVHALWGPLHGGANQAVVEMLEQIHASGDDGQQFLDKVKNKRAGTRLMGFGHRVYKNFDPRATILKRACFEVLDRIGVSTPLLDIAVQLEEIALRDDYFIARKLYPNVDFYSGIILQALGVPVNMFTTLFTIGRLPGWIAHWTEMIHDPQNRIARPRQIYTGERERPYVPMEQR